The Pan troglodytes isolate AG18354 chromosome 1, NHGRI_mPanTro3-v2.0_pri, whole genome shotgun sequence genome includes a region encoding these proteins:
- the DENND4B gene encoding DENN domain-containing protein 4B isoform X4 — MEADAVSEGGAMAEERPPRLVDYFVVAGLAGNGAPIPEETWVPEPSGPLRPPRPAEPITDVAVIARALGEEVPQGYTCIQASAGGHPLELSAGLLGGTQPVICYRRGRDKPPLVELGVLYEGKERPKPGFQVLDTTPYSHSANLAPPGPGHPRTYLTYRRAAEGAGLHALGITDLCLVLPSKGEGTPHTYCRLPRNLNPGMRPRILVQMSPYDNLLLCQPVSSPLPLSGASFLQLLQSLGPELAITLLLAVLTEHKLLVHSLRPDLLTSVCEALVSMIFPLHWQCPYIPLCPLVLADVLSAPVPFIVGIHSSYFDLHDPPADVICVDLDTNTLFQTEEKKLLSPRTLPRRPYKVLLATLTNLYQQLDQTYTGPEEEASLEFLLTDYEAVCGRRARLEREVQGAFLRFMACLLKGYRVFLRPLTQAPSEGARDVDNLFFLQGFLKSRERSSHKLYSQLLHTQMFSQFIEECSFGSARHAALEFFDSCVEKVHPEQEKPEPTPLVELEELSGSELTVFITPPEEPPLPEGSESTPQYCYDGFPELRAELFESLQEQPGALPVPGPSRSAPSSPAPRRTKQEMKVAQRMAQKSAAVPELWAQCLLGHCYGLWFLCLPAYVRSAPSRVQALHTAYHVLRQMESGKVVLPDEVCYRVLMQLCSHYGQPVLSVRVMLEMRQAGIVPNTITYGYYNKAVLESKWPSGTPGGRLHWAKLRNVVLGAAQFRQPLRERQQQQQQQQQQQQQQEQVSAHQEAGSSQADPYLERPSPTRPLQRQTTWAGRSLRDPASPPGRLVKSGSLGSARGAQPTVEAGVAHMIEALGVLEPRGSPVPWHDGSLSDLSLTGEEPLPGGSPGGSGSALSAQSTEALEGLSGRGPKAGGRQDEAGTPRRGLGARLQQLLTPSRHSPASRIPQPELPPDLPPPARRSPMDSLLHPRERPGSTASESSASLGSEWDLSESSLSNLSLRRSSERLSDTPGSFQSPSLEILLSSCSLCRACDSLVYDEEIMAGWAPDDSNLNTTCPFCACPFVPLLSVQTLDSRPSVPSPKSAGASGSKDAPVPGGPGPVLSDRRLCLALDEPQLCNGHMGGASRRVESGAWAYLSPLVLRKELESLVENEGSEVLALPELPSAHPIIFWNLLWYFQRLRLPSILPGLVLASCDGPSHSQAPSPWLTPDPASVQVRLLWDVLTPDPNSCPPLYVLWRVHSQIPQRVVWPGPVPASLSLALLESVLRHVGLNEVHKAVGLLLETLGPPPTGLHLQRGIYREILFLTMAALGKDHVDIVAFDKKYKSAFNKLASSMGKEELRHRRAQMPTPKAIDCRKCFGAPPEC, encoded by the exons ATGGAGGCAG ATGCAGTGAGTGAGGGGGGGGCCATGGCGGAGGAGCGGCCCCCCCGGCTGGTGGATTACTTCGTGGTAGCTGGGCTTGCAGGGAACGGAGCACCCATCCCTGAGGAAACGTGGGTTCCTGAACCCAGTGGGCCCCTGCGCCCTCCCCGGCCAGCTGAGCCCATCACAGATGTGGCAGTCATCGCTAGGGCACTGGGAGAGGAAGTGCCCCAGGGCTACACATGCATCCAGGCTTCTGCTGGGGGCCACCCCTTGGAACTCAGTGCTGGGCTTCTGGGTGGAACTCAACCCGTCATCTGCTACCGCAGGGGCCGTGACAAGCCCCCCCTCGTTGAGCTGGG GGTGTTGTATGAGGGGAAGGAACGTCCCAAGCCTGGCTTCCAAGTGCTTGACACGACACCCTACAGCCACTCAGCAAACCTGGCCCCTCCAGGCCCCGGGCACCCCCGCACCTACCTCACTTACCGGCGGGCAGCAGAGGGGGCAGGGCTGCATGCCCTGGGCATCACTGACCTCTGCCTGGTGCTGCCCAGTAAGGGCGAGGGCACTCCTCATACTTACTGCCGGCTGCCCCGCAACCTCAACCCTGGCATG AGACCCCGCATCCTAGTGCAG ATGTCTCCCTATGACAACTTGCTCCTCTGTCAGCCTGTATCCTCACCCCTGCCCCTCAG TGGTGCCAGCTTCCTGCAGCTGCTGCAGAGCCTGGGCCCTGAGCTGGCTATCACACTGCTGCTGGCTGTGCTCACAGAGCACAAGCTGCTAGTCCACTCGCTGCGGCCAGACCTGCTCACCAGCGTCTGTGAGGCCCTCGTCTCG ATGATCTTCCCACTGCACTGGCAGTGCCCCTACATTCCTCTGTGCCCGCTGGTGCTGGCAGATGTGCTGAGTGCCCCAGTGCCCTTCATTGTGGGTATCCACTCCAGCTACTTTGATCTGCATGACCCGCCTGCTGATGTCATCTGTGTAGACCTTGATACCAACACACTCTTCCA GACTGAGGAAAAGAAGCTCCTCTCCCCTCGGACCCTGCCCCGCAGACCCTACAAGGTTCTGCTGGCCACACTGACAAACCTGTACCAGCAGCTGGACCAGA CATACACTGGACCTGAGGAGGAAGCATCCCTGGAGTTCCTACTGACAGACTACGAGGCAGTGTGTGGCCGCAGGGCCCGGCTGGAGCGCGAAGTCCAAGGAGCCTTCCTCCGCTTCATGGCCTGTCTGCTCAAGGGCTACCGGGTCTTCCTGCGCCCACTCACCCAGGCCCCCTCCGAGGGAGCTCGTGATGTTGACAACCTTTTCTTCCTGCAGG GCTTCCTCAAATCCCGGGAACGCTCCAGCCACAAACTTTACTCTCAGCTGCTGCACACACAGATGTTCTCACAGTTCATTGAGGAGTGCTCTTTTGGCTCTGCTCGCCATGCTGCCCTTGAATTCTTTGACTCTTGTGTTGAAAAG GTCCACCCAGAGCAGGAGAAGCCTGAGCCGACACCCTTAGTGGAGCTAGAGGAGCTGTCAGGAAGTGAGCTCACTGTCTTTATCACACCTCCCGAGGAGCCTCCCTTACCAGAGGGCAGTGAATCCACTCCCCAGTACTG CTATGATGGATTCCCAGAGCTACGGGCTGAGTTGTTTGAGTCTCTTCAAGAGCAACCTGGGGCCCTGCCTGTGCCAGGCCCTTCCCGTAGCGCCCCCAGCAGTCCTGCTCCTCGCCGTACCAAACAG GAGATGAAAGTTGCACAGCGGATGGCACAGAAGTCAGCAGCTGTGCCTGAGCTGTGGGCCCAGTGCCTGCTGGGGCACTGCTATGGGCTGTGGTTCCTGTGTCTGCCTGCCTATGTGCGGTCGGCACCCTCCCGAGTGCAGGCACTGCACACAGCCTACCATGTGCTGCGCCAGATGGAGAGCGGCAAGGTGGTGCTCCCTGATGAG GTGTGTTACCGGGTACTGATGCAGCTCTGCTCACACTATGGGCAGCCTGTGCTGTCTGTGCGGGTCATGCTGGAGATGCGTCAGGCAGGCATTGTGCCCAACACCATCACCTATGGCTACTACAATAAG GCTGTGTTGGAAAGCAAGTGGCCGTCTGGCACACCAGGTGGGCGTCTGCACTGGGCCAAGCTCCGGAATGTTGTCCTGGGGGCTGCTCAGTTCCGCCAGCCCTTGAGAGAAcggcaacagcagcagcagcagcaacagcagcagcagcagcagcaggagcaggtgTCAGCACATCAAGAGGCAGGCAGCTCCCAGGCAG ATCCCTATTTGGAGCGCCCTTCCCCTACTCGCCCTCTTCAGCGCCAGACTACTTGGGCTGGGCGAAGTCTGAGAGACCCAGCCTCACCCCCTGGACGCCTGGTGAAGAGTGGTAGCCTGGGCAGTGCCCGAGGGGCACAGCCCACTGTGGAGGCCGGTGTGGCCCACA TGATAGAGGccttgggggtcctggaacccCGGGGATCACCTGTGCCCTGGCACGATGGAAGTCTCTCAGACCTGAGCCTGACAGGGGAGGAGCCGCTCCCTGGAGGCAGCCCAGGGGGCTCAGGCTCAGCCCTGAGTGCCCAGTCCACTGAGGCCCTGGAAGGGCTAAGTGGGCGGGGACCCAAGGCTGGTGGGCGACAGGATGAGGCAGGCACCCCCCGACGAGGGCTGGGTGCCCGCCTCCAACAGCTGCTCACTCCTTCCCGCCACTCCCCTGCCTCCCGCATTCCCCAACCTGAGCTGCCTCCTGACCTGCCTCCCCCAGCCCGCCGCAGCCCCATGGACAGTCTTCTGCACCCCCGGGAGCGCCCTGGATCCACTGCCTCCGAG AGCTCAGCCTCTCTGGGCAGTGAGTGGGACCTCTCAGAATCTTCTCTCAGCAACCTGAGTCTTCGCCGTTCCTCAGAGCGCCTCAGTGACACCCCTGGATCCTTCCAGTCACCTTCCCTGGAA ATTCTGCTGTCCAGCTGCTCCCTGTGCCGTGCCTGTGATTCGCTGGTGTATGATGAGGAAATCATGGCTGGCTGGGCACCTGATGACTCTAACCTCAACACAACCTGCCCCTTCTGCGCCTGCCCCTTTGTGCCCCTGCTCAGTGTCCAGACCCTTGATTCCCGGCCCAG TGTCCCCAGCCCCAAGTCTGCTGGTGCCAGTGGCAGCAAAGATGCTCCTGTCCCTGGTGGTCCTGGCCCTGTGCTCAGTGACCGCAGGCTCTGCCTTGCTCTGGATGAGCCCCAGCTCTGCAACGGGCACATGGGG GGAGCCTCCCGGCGGGTTGAGAGTGGGGCATGGGCATACCTGAGCCCCCTGGTGCTGCGTAAGGAGCTGGAGTCGCTGGTAGAGAACGAGGGCAGTGAGGTGCTGGCGTTGCCTGAACTGCCCTCTGCCCACCCCATCATCTTCTGGAACCTTTTGTGGTATTTCCAACGGCTACGCCTGCCCAGTATTCTACCAGGCCTGGTGCTGGCCTCCTGTGATGGGCCTTCGCACTCCCAG GCCCCATCTCCTTGGCTAACCCCTGATCCAGCCTCTGTTCAGGTACGGCTGCTGTGGGATGTACTGACCCCTGACCCCAATAGCTGCCCACCTCTCTATGTGCTCTGGAGGGTCCACA GCCAGATCCCCCAGCGGGTGGTATGGCCAGGCCCTGTACCTGCATCCCTTAGTTTGGCACTGTTGGAGTCAGTGCTGCGCCATGTTGGACTCAATGAAGTGCACAAGGCTGTGGGGCTCCTGCTGGAAACTCTAGGGCCCCCACCCACTGGCCTGCACCTGCAGAG GGGAATCTACCGTGAGATATTATTCCTGACAATGGCTGCTCTGGGCAAGGACCACGTGGACATAG TGGCCTTCGATAAGAAGTACAAGTCTGCCTTTAACAAGCTGGCCAGCAGCATGGGCAAGGAGGAGCTGAGGCACCGGCGGGCGCAGATGCCCACTCCCAAGGCCATTGACTGCCGAAAATGTTTTGGAGCACCTCCAGAATGCTAG
- the DENND4B gene encoding DENN domain-containing protein 4B isoform X1 — protein MEADAVSEGGAMAEERPPRLVDYFVVAGLAGNGAPIPEETWVPEPSGPLRPPRPAEPITDVAVIARALGEEVPQGYTCIQASAGGHPLELSAGLLGGTQPVICYRRGRDKPPLVELGVLYEGKERPKPGFQVLDTTPYSHSANLAPPGPGHPRTYLTYRRAAEGAGLHALGITDLCLVLPSKGEGTPHTYCRLPRNLNPGMWGPAVYLCYKVGLAKANTLVYEAELLGRYPEEDNEAFPLPESVPVFCLPMGATIECWPAQTKYPVPVFSTFVLTGAAGDKVYGAALQFYEAFPRARLSERQARALGLLSAVERGRALGGRAVRSRRAIAVLSRWPAFPAFRAFLTFLYRYSVSGPHRLPLEAHISHFIHNVPFPSPQRPRILVQMSPYDNLLLCQPVSSPLPLSGASFLQLLQSLGPELAITLLLAVLTEHKLLVHSLRPDLLTSVCEALVSMIFPLHWQCPYIPLCPLVLADVLSAPVPFIVGIHSSYFDLHDPPADVICVDLDTNTLFQTEEKKLLSPRTLPRRPYKVLLATLTNLYQQLDQTYTGPEEEASLEFLLTDYEAVCGRRARLEREVQGAFLRFMACLLKGYRVFLRPLTQAPSEGARDVDNLFFLQGFLKSRERSSHKLYSQLLHTQMFSQFIEECSFGSARHAALEFFDSCVEKVHPEQEKPEPTPLVELEELSGSELTVFITPPEEPPLPEGSESTPQYCYDGFPELRAELFESLQEQPGALPVPGPSRSAPSSPAPRRTKQEMKVAQRMAQKSAAVPELWAQCLLGHCYGLWFLCLPAYVRSAPSRVQALHTAYHVLRQMESGKVVLPDEVCYRVLMQLCSHYGQPVLSVRVMLEMRQAGIVPNTITYGYYNKAVLESKWPSGTPGGRLHWAKLRNVVLGAAQFRQPLRERQQQQQQQQQQQQQQEQVSAHQEAGSSQADPYLERPSPTRPLQRQTTWAGRSLRDPASPPGRLVKSGSLGSARGAQPTVEAGVAHMIEALGVLEPRGSPVPWHDGSLSDLSLTGEEPLPGGSPGGSGSALSAQSTEALEGLSGRGPKAGGRQDEAGTPRRGLGARLQQLLTPSRHSPASRIPQPELPPDLPPPARRSPMDSLLHPRERPGSTASESSASLGSEWDLSESSLSNLSLRRSSERLSDTPGSFQSPSLEILLSSCSLCRACDSLVYDEEIMAGWAPDDSNLNTTCPFCACPFVPLLSVQTLDSRPSVPSPKSAGASGSKDAPVPGGPGPVLSDRRLCLALDEPQLCNGHMGGASRRVESGAWAYLSPLVLRKELESLVENEGSEVLALPELPSAHPIIFWNLLWYFQRLRLPSILPGLVLASCDGPSHSQAPSPWLTPDPASVQVRLLWDVLTPDPNSCPPLYVLWRVHSQIPQRVVWPGPVPASLSLALLESVLRHVGLNEVHKAVGLLLETLGPPPTGLHLQRGIYREILFLTMAALGKDHVDIVAFDKKYKSAFNKLASSMGKEELRHRRAQMPTPKAIDCRKCFGAPPEC, from the exons ATGGAGGCAG ATGCAGTGAGTGAGGGGGGGGCCATGGCGGAGGAGCGGCCCCCCCGGCTGGTGGATTACTTCGTGGTAGCTGGGCTTGCAGGGAACGGAGCACCCATCCCTGAGGAAACGTGGGTTCCTGAACCCAGTGGGCCCCTGCGCCCTCCCCGGCCAGCTGAGCCCATCACAGATGTGGCAGTCATCGCTAGGGCACTGGGAGAGGAAGTGCCCCAGGGCTACACATGCATCCAGGCTTCTGCTGGGGGCCACCCCTTGGAACTCAGTGCTGGGCTTCTGGGTGGAACTCAACCCGTCATCTGCTACCGCAGGGGCCGTGACAAGCCCCCCCTCGTTGAGCTGGG GGTGTTGTATGAGGGGAAGGAACGTCCCAAGCCTGGCTTCCAAGTGCTTGACACGACACCCTACAGCCACTCAGCAAACCTGGCCCCTCCAGGCCCCGGGCACCCCCGCACCTACCTCACTTACCGGCGGGCAGCAGAGGGGGCAGGGCTGCATGCCCTGGGCATCACTGACCTCTGCCTGGTGCTGCCCAGTAAGGGCGAGGGCACTCCTCATACTTACTGCCGGCTGCCCCGCAACCTCAACCCTGGCATG TGGGGCCCAGCAGTGTACCTGTGCTATAAGGTGGGCCTGGCGAAGGCCAACACGCTGGTGTACGAGGCAG AGCTGCTGGGCCGCTACCCGGAGGAGGACAATGAGGCGTTCCCGCTGCCCGAGTCAGTGCCCGTCTTCTGCCTGCCCATGGGGGCCACTATCGAGTGCTGGCCTGCCCAGACCAAGTACCCCGTGCCCGTCTTCTCCACCTTTGTGCTCACGGGTGCAGCTGGTGATAAG GTGTATGGTGCCGCCCTGCAGTTCTACGAGGCGTTCCCAAGGGCCAGGCTATCAGAGCGACAGGCACGGGCACTGGGCCTGCTGAGCGCCGTGGAGCGGGGTCGGGCACTGGGGGGCAGAGCTGTGCGCAGCCGGCGTGCCATCGCTGTGCTGTCCCGCTGGCCTGCCTTCCCTGCCTTCCGCGCCTTCCTCACCTTCCTTTACCGCTACTCTGTCTCAGGCCCCCACCGCCTACCCTTGGAAGC gcacATCTCCCACTTCATTCACaacgttcccttcccttccccacagAGACCCCGCATCCTAGTGCAG ATGTCTCCCTATGACAACTTGCTCCTCTGTCAGCCTGTATCCTCACCCCTGCCCCTCAG TGGTGCCAGCTTCCTGCAGCTGCTGCAGAGCCTGGGCCCTGAGCTGGCTATCACACTGCTGCTGGCTGTGCTCACAGAGCACAAGCTGCTAGTCCACTCGCTGCGGCCAGACCTGCTCACCAGCGTCTGTGAGGCCCTCGTCTCG ATGATCTTCCCACTGCACTGGCAGTGCCCCTACATTCCTCTGTGCCCGCTGGTGCTGGCAGATGTGCTGAGTGCCCCAGTGCCCTTCATTGTGGGTATCCACTCCAGCTACTTTGATCTGCATGACCCGCCTGCTGATGTCATCTGTGTAGACCTTGATACCAACACACTCTTCCA GACTGAGGAAAAGAAGCTCCTCTCCCCTCGGACCCTGCCCCGCAGACCCTACAAGGTTCTGCTGGCCACACTGACAAACCTGTACCAGCAGCTGGACCAGA CATACACTGGACCTGAGGAGGAAGCATCCCTGGAGTTCCTACTGACAGACTACGAGGCAGTGTGTGGCCGCAGGGCCCGGCTGGAGCGCGAAGTCCAAGGAGCCTTCCTCCGCTTCATGGCCTGTCTGCTCAAGGGCTACCGGGTCTTCCTGCGCCCACTCACCCAGGCCCCCTCCGAGGGAGCTCGTGATGTTGACAACCTTTTCTTCCTGCAGG GCTTCCTCAAATCCCGGGAACGCTCCAGCCACAAACTTTACTCTCAGCTGCTGCACACACAGATGTTCTCACAGTTCATTGAGGAGTGCTCTTTTGGCTCTGCTCGCCATGCTGCCCTTGAATTCTTTGACTCTTGTGTTGAAAAG GTCCACCCAGAGCAGGAGAAGCCTGAGCCGACACCCTTAGTGGAGCTAGAGGAGCTGTCAGGAAGTGAGCTCACTGTCTTTATCACACCTCCCGAGGAGCCTCCCTTACCAGAGGGCAGTGAATCCACTCCCCAGTACTG CTATGATGGATTCCCAGAGCTACGGGCTGAGTTGTTTGAGTCTCTTCAAGAGCAACCTGGGGCCCTGCCTGTGCCAGGCCCTTCCCGTAGCGCCCCCAGCAGTCCTGCTCCTCGCCGTACCAAACAG GAGATGAAAGTTGCACAGCGGATGGCACAGAAGTCAGCAGCTGTGCCTGAGCTGTGGGCCCAGTGCCTGCTGGGGCACTGCTATGGGCTGTGGTTCCTGTGTCTGCCTGCCTATGTGCGGTCGGCACCCTCCCGAGTGCAGGCACTGCACACAGCCTACCATGTGCTGCGCCAGATGGAGAGCGGCAAGGTGGTGCTCCCTGATGAG GTGTGTTACCGGGTACTGATGCAGCTCTGCTCACACTATGGGCAGCCTGTGCTGTCTGTGCGGGTCATGCTGGAGATGCGTCAGGCAGGCATTGTGCCCAACACCATCACCTATGGCTACTACAATAAG GCTGTGTTGGAAAGCAAGTGGCCGTCTGGCACACCAGGTGGGCGTCTGCACTGGGCCAAGCTCCGGAATGTTGTCCTGGGGGCTGCTCAGTTCCGCCAGCCCTTGAGAGAAcggcaacagcagcagcagcagcaacagcagcagcagcagcagcaggagcaggtgTCAGCACATCAAGAGGCAGGCAGCTCCCAGGCAG ATCCCTATTTGGAGCGCCCTTCCCCTACTCGCCCTCTTCAGCGCCAGACTACTTGGGCTGGGCGAAGTCTGAGAGACCCAGCCTCACCCCCTGGACGCCTGGTGAAGAGTGGTAGCCTGGGCAGTGCCCGAGGGGCACAGCCCACTGTGGAGGCCGGTGTGGCCCACA TGATAGAGGccttgggggtcctggaacccCGGGGATCACCTGTGCCCTGGCACGATGGAAGTCTCTCAGACCTGAGCCTGACAGGGGAGGAGCCGCTCCCTGGAGGCAGCCCAGGGGGCTCAGGCTCAGCCCTGAGTGCCCAGTCCACTGAGGCCCTGGAAGGGCTAAGTGGGCGGGGACCCAAGGCTGGTGGGCGACAGGATGAGGCAGGCACCCCCCGACGAGGGCTGGGTGCCCGCCTCCAACAGCTGCTCACTCCTTCCCGCCACTCCCCTGCCTCCCGCATTCCCCAACCTGAGCTGCCTCCTGACCTGCCTCCCCCAGCCCGCCGCAGCCCCATGGACAGTCTTCTGCACCCCCGGGAGCGCCCTGGATCCACTGCCTCCGAG AGCTCAGCCTCTCTGGGCAGTGAGTGGGACCTCTCAGAATCTTCTCTCAGCAACCTGAGTCTTCGCCGTTCCTCAGAGCGCCTCAGTGACACCCCTGGATCCTTCCAGTCACCTTCCCTGGAA ATTCTGCTGTCCAGCTGCTCCCTGTGCCGTGCCTGTGATTCGCTGGTGTATGATGAGGAAATCATGGCTGGCTGGGCACCTGATGACTCTAACCTCAACACAACCTGCCCCTTCTGCGCCTGCCCCTTTGTGCCCCTGCTCAGTGTCCAGACCCTTGATTCCCGGCCCAG TGTCCCCAGCCCCAAGTCTGCTGGTGCCAGTGGCAGCAAAGATGCTCCTGTCCCTGGTGGTCCTGGCCCTGTGCTCAGTGACCGCAGGCTCTGCCTTGCTCTGGATGAGCCCCAGCTCTGCAACGGGCACATGGGG GGAGCCTCCCGGCGGGTTGAGAGTGGGGCATGGGCATACCTGAGCCCCCTGGTGCTGCGTAAGGAGCTGGAGTCGCTGGTAGAGAACGAGGGCAGTGAGGTGCTGGCGTTGCCTGAACTGCCCTCTGCCCACCCCATCATCTTCTGGAACCTTTTGTGGTATTTCCAACGGCTACGCCTGCCCAGTATTCTACCAGGCCTGGTGCTGGCCTCCTGTGATGGGCCTTCGCACTCCCAG GCCCCATCTCCTTGGCTAACCCCTGATCCAGCCTCTGTTCAGGTACGGCTGCTGTGGGATGTACTGACCCCTGACCCCAATAGCTGCCCACCTCTCTATGTGCTCTGGAGGGTCCACA GCCAGATCCCCCAGCGGGTGGTATGGCCAGGCCCTGTACCTGCATCCCTTAGTTTGGCACTGTTGGAGTCAGTGCTGCGCCATGTTGGACTCAATGAAGTGCACAAGGCTGTGGGGCTCCTGCTGGAAACTCTAGGGCCCCCACCCACTGGCCTGCACCTGCAGAG GGGAATCTACCGTGAGATATTATTCCTGACAATGGCTGCTCTGGGCAAGGACCACGTGGACATAG TGGCCTTCGATAAGAAGTACAAGTCTGCCTTTAACAAGCTGGCCAGCAGCATGGGCAAGGAGGAGCTGAGGCACCGGCGGGCGCAGATGCCCACTCCCAAGGCCATTGACTGCCGAAAATGTTTTGGAGCACCTCCAGAATGCTAG